The Hymenobacter sp. DG25A nucleotide sequence CCTTTGGCTACTAGGGAGGCAAAGCGGCGCGGCACGTTGGTGCCTACCACGCGCAGCTTTTGCTGCCGGGCCAGTTGGAGGAGCGGTTTATAGTCGGTGGGGTAATTGGGCCAGGGGCGGCTTTGGGCTTCAAACTCCTTCTCGTCCAGCTCGCCTACGTTGTACTGCTCTACCAAGGGCTGCACGTCTCGCTCAAACATTTCCAGGCCCAGCACCAGCTGCCCTTGCCTGAGCTGGGCCAGGTCGCGGGCTACCTGCAGCTCCAGCCAGTGGGCCATGGCATCGTTGTGCTGCTCCCCAAACAGCACTACATCGGCCTTGACCAGCTCTTTCAGCATTTTAGCGTAGCGCACCGGGCGGCCTGCACCTGTGAACAGCCGATAGGCCGGTTTATCGGCAGCGGTAAAGCTGGCTAGCAGCAGAGCGAGGGGAAGCAGCAGTTTGGAGGATATCATACAGACAACATGCAAGGCCGGGAACAGCAACGAAGCTACGTAGAAAGCCCCGATGCCAGTCTGCGGGTGCAGCTACATCGGGGCTTTCCACTAACAATTCAGAGGCTGATTTAGCCTTTGTAAAACAGCCAGCGCGACAGCTCGCGGTAATTCACCTTCTTGCCATACATGAGAATACCCACGCGGTAGATGCGGCCGGCAATCCAGATGGCAAATACAAACCCGATAATCAGCAGCAGCATAGACAGGCCCAGCTGCCAGGCGGGCACGCCGCCAAACGGCAGGCGCATCATCATAGCAATGGGCGAGGTCAGGGGAAACATGGACATCCAGAACGCCACCGAACCGTTGGGATTGGTAGTGAGCACAGCTTGCGACACTACAAACGTGAGAACCAGCGGCATGGTCACGGGCATCATAAACTGCTGGGTATCGGTTTCGCTATCCACGGCCGAGCCAATGGCGCCGAATAAGGCTCCGTAGAAAAGGTAGCCGCCCAGGAAATAGAACAGGAAGCAGGCTATCAGCAAGGGCATATTCAGATCAGCGCTGGCCAGTGCCTGCGAGAATTTGGCCGCTACATTTTCCTGCTTGGCCGCCTGATCCTGTGTGGTAGTGGGGCGCACCAGGGCCGTGGTGCGGGACGCGCGGTCTTCCACAATCTTATCTGGACTGATAGAGCCGGCCATAACCGAGCTGACACCTATGGATAGCAGCACCCAAAGGGCCAGCTGCGTGAAGCCTACGGCGGCAATACCCAGCACTTTGCCCATCATCAGCTGAAAGGGCTTCACAGAGGAAATAACTACCTCCACAATGCGGCTGGTCTTTTCTTCCATTACCCCGCGCATAATCTGCACGCCGTAAATGAAGATGAAGATGTAAATGAGGAAGCCAAAGAAATAGGCCACGCCGGTACTGATGCCGGTGCTGGAGCTTTTCTCCCCATCGTCGCTCAGGCTCACGGTTTGCAGGTCTACGTCGGCCTTCAGGTTATCCAGCACGGACCGGTCGATGCCGGCGGCGCGCAGGCGCTGGGTTTCAATGGCTTTATTGACGGCGCGGTTAATGTCGTTTTCGAGCGACATGCCCAGCCCTTTCCGCGAAAACACCTGGAAGCCGGTGGGGTTGGCGGCATCCAGCTTGGGCACGTACAGCAGGGCATCGTACTTCGCCTTTTTAAACTCGGCTTTCGCTGTGGCCAGGTCCGCCGATACCCGCGTAAAGCTGATATCGTCCTTGGGCTCGGGCAGTCTTTCGGTGAAGAGGCCACCGGCATCCGCCACGGCCACTACTTTGCCCCCATCCGACATTTTGGCAATCAGCAAGGGTACTGCAAACAGCCCTACGGTGAGCAGCGGCCCGATCAGGGACATGATAATAAAACTCTTTTTGCGCACGCGGGTCAGGTATTCGCGCTGTACGATAAGCCAGATTTTGGACATGATATTTTTAGGAGCTAGGAGCAGGAAGTCAGAAGAAAAAGCGTGTTATCGGAGCAGCACAGAGCCTATCAGCTTCTGGCTACCAGCTCCTCTTCCTGGGGCACATAGTCGGGGTGAGTTTCTTGCACCCGGCGAATGAAGATGTCATTGATGCTGGGCACCTTCTCGCGGAACGTGTGCACCTCCACGTTGGCCGGCCCGATGAGGTAGCGCAGCAGGTCGTTGGGCGTGCCGTGCACAATGCGGATGCGGTCGTAGAAGTGGCCGTTTTCCCGCTCTTTGTGCTCTATCACTTCAAAATCGGGGTGTACTACTATCAGGCGGCCGCGGCCTTCTACCTCGTAGGTCTGCGTACGGTAGGCGTTGCGCACCTCACTTACGGGACCATCCAGCACCTTTTTGGAGCGGTTAATCAGGGCAATATGGTCGCACATTTCCTCCACCGATTCCATGCGGTGCGTGGAGAAGATAATGCTGGCGCCCCGGTCGCGCATGGCCAGGATTTCGTCTTTCAGCAGGTTGGCATTAATGGGGTCGAAGCCTGAAAAAGGCTCGTCCAGAATCACCAGCGTGGGGTCGTGCACCACAGTGGCAATAAACTGCACCTTCTGCTGCATGCCTTTAGAGAGGTCCTCAATATTCTTATCAGCCCATCCCTTAATATCAAAGCGCTCCAGCCAGCCTTTGATTTTGTGCCGGGCCTCATCCTTCTTGATGCCTTTCAGCTGAGCCAGGTACAGGAGTTGCTCCCCTACCTTCATCTTCTTATAGAGGCCGCGCTCCTCGGGCAAATAGCCAATCTGGCCAATGTGCGAGGGGTTCAGTCGTTCCCCGCGAAACAGGATTTCACCGGAATCGGCCCCGGTAATCTGGGTGATGATGCGGATGAGGGAGGTTTTGCCAGCGCCATTGGGCCCCAGCAACCCGAAGATGGAGCCTTCCGGCACCTCCAGGCTTACCCCATCCAGGGCAGTGTGGCTGGCGTACTGTTTATGTACGTCAATAACTTGAAGAATTGGTTTCACGGCTGAAAGGATCTGTGGACGATTTTGGGGGCTAATGTAGGTGTTTTGCTATGTTTATCATGCCAGAGGCCAACCCATTATTTTATTCTTCCAACTCGCGCAGGGTAGTCTCTAGCTGGTCTAAGTATTGGCCGTAGCGCCGCTGCTGCATGCGCTGGTCTACATACAGCAACCCGGTAATCAGCATTACGATGGCTAAAATGACCAGAATAGTTAGGGGCCAGTCTATAGTTCCCTGGTGCAAAGCCTGCACAATAGTGTCGTAGCGGATATAAAAACCCACCAGAATAATCGAGGCCAGAAACAGCATACCGGCATTCATTTTAGTAGTCATCAGGATTCGTATCTGGTGAATTGACTGTCTTAGGTGGGTATAAGTAGAGGCATCCCCAGCCTGCAACTGGGTTAGGAGTCGCCGCTGGCGGTAGGTAGTCCACGCCATGAAGACCACCATCAGGCCCACGCAGATATAGAGCAGCAGTTGGGCCAGGAAGACTGTATCACTCAGATAGCGGTTCATCAGGTTGGCAACATTAGCCAAATTCAGCACCAGAACGAACAGTAGCATCCGCTGCTCTTTGCGGGCGTTGCGTAACATTTGGCTCAGAGGCGTATCGGTTTGACTGGCTAGCATGGCTTGTAACTTTTTCTGAGTGAGAGAAGGTTCGGAGGGGCCAGCGGGTTGTTCCTGCCAGCGGCGGCGGAGGTCGTCGAGTTCCATCAGGCGGGTTGGGTTAAAAGTTGGCGAAGCTTGTCCTGTACACGATGCATCTTTACCCGCACATTATTTTGGGTAATGCCCAGGATATCGGCCATTTCCTCGTAGGTGCGCTCTTCCAGATACAGCAGCACAAAGGCCTTTTCTACATCGGAGAGTTGCTCTATAGCCCGGTACAGCTCGGCCAGGTCATCAGCATCGGGGCCGGATTCCGGTGGCAATGGCACATCAGTCGCGGCCGCATCCAGCCGGCCAGTGGCGGG carries:
- a CDS encoding ChaN family lipoprotein, with amino-acid sequence MISSKLLLPLALLLASFTAADKPAYRLFTGAGRPVRYAKMLKELVKADVVLFGEQHNDAMAHWLELQVARDLAQLRQGQLVLGLEMFERDVQPLVEQYNVGELDEKEFEAQSRPWPNYPTDYKPLLQLARQQKLRVVGTNVPRRFASLVAKGSLTALDTLTANEKAWLAPLPITVDFDLPGYQNMRKMFGSDAAHASAVQNIIQAQALKDATMAYFIRQSRQPGQLLLHFNGSYHSDNHDGIVWYLRQAEPQLRIMTISTVSQEQLKELDKENRQKADYVLVVPEDMTKTY
- a CDS encoding ABC transporter permease; the encoded protein is MSKIWLIVQREYLTRVRKKSFIIMSLIGPLLTVGLFAVPLLIAKMSDGGKVVAVADAGGLFTERLPEPKDDISFTRVSADLATAKAEFKKAKYDALLYVPKLDAANPTGFQVFSRKGLGMSLENDINRAVNKAIETQRLRAAGIDRSVLDNLKADVDLQTVSLSDDGEKSSSTGISTGVAYFFGFLIYIFIFIYGVQIMRGVMEEKTSRIVEVVISSVKPFQLMMGKVLGIAAVGFTQLALWVLLSIGVSSVMAGSISPDKIVEDRASRTTALVRPTTTQDQAAKQENVAAKFSQALASADLNMPLLIACFLFYFLGGYLFYGALFGAIGSAVDSETDTQQFMMPVTMPLVLTFVVSQAVLTTNPNGSVAFWMSMFPLTSPIAMMMRLPFGGVPAWQLGLSMLLLIIGFVFAIWIAGRIYRVGILMYGKKVNYRELSRWLFYKG
- a CDS encoding ABC transporter ATP-binding protein, translating into MKPILQVIDVHKQYASHTALDGVSLEVPEGSIFGLLGPNGAGKTSLIRIITQITGADSGEILFRGERLNPSHIGQIGYLPEERGLYKKMKVGEQLLYLAQLKGIKKDEARHKIKGWLERFDIKGWADKNIEDLSKGMQQKVQFIATVVHDPTLVILDEPFSGFDPINANLLKDEILAMRDRGASIIFSTHRMESVEEMCDHIALINRSKKVLDGPVSEVRNAYRTQTYEVEGRGRLIVVHPDFEVIEHKERENGHFYDRIRIVHGTPNDLLRYLIGPANVEVHTFREKVPSINDIFIRRVQETHPDYVPQEEELVARS
- a CDS encoding ABC transporter permease gives rise to the protein MELDDLRRRWQEQPAGPSEPSLTQKKLQAMLASQTDTPLSQMLRNARKEQRMLLFVLVLNLANVANLMNRYLSDTVFLAQLLLYICVGLMVVFMAWTTYRQRRLLTQLQAGDASTYTHLRQSIHQIRILMTTKMNAGMLFLASIILVGFYIRYDTIVQALHQGTIDWPLTILVILAIVMLITGLLYVDQRMQQRRYGQYLDQLETTLRELEE
- a CDS encoding RNA polymerase sigma factor yields the protein MSADASPDFLAVLNQYQPLLRRVTRVYGADADDQQDLYQEIVLQLWRAWPSFQGRAKVSTWLYRIALNVAISALRHRARSPATGRLDAAATDVPLPPESGPDADDLAELYRAIEQLSDVEKAFVLLYLEERTYEEMADILGITQNNVRVKMHRVQDKLRQLLTQPA